A genomic stretch from Methanobrevibacter sp. includes:
- the moaC gene encoding cyclic pyranopterin monophosphate synthase MoaC, whose amino-acid sequence MAEEFTHLTDSGVHMVEVGGKPDQKRRAIAQGSIFLDKHTIELIQNEDIKKGNVLTTAQIAGIQAVKNTSSIIPLCHPLALTGIELDFVVKEDEIIAKCAVNTLGKTGVEMEAITGVSVALLTVWDMVKAVEKDDDGQYPDTRISDIKVIKKEKI is encoded by the coding sequence ATGGCAGAAGAATTTACACATTTAACAGACAGTGGAGTACACATGGTTGAAGTGGGCGGAAAACCCGATCAAAAAAGGCGTGCAATAGCACAGGGAAGCATATTTTTAGACAAACACACTATTGAACTGATTCAAAACGAGGATATAAAGAAAGGAAATGTTTTAACTACTGCCCAAATTGCAGGAATACAGGCTGTTAAAAACACTTCTTCAATAATACCATTATGTCATCCGTTGGCTTTGACAGGAATTGAACTTGATTTTGTAGTAAAAGAAGATGAAATCATTGCAAAATGTGCAGTCAATACATTGGGCAAGACTGGTGTTGAAATGGAAGCTATCACGGGTGTTAGTGTAGCACTTTTAACTGTATGGGATATGGTAAAAGCTGTTGAAAAAGATGATGATGGTCAATATCCTGATACTAGAATAAGTGATATTAAAGTTATCAAGAAGGAAAAAATTTAA
- a CDS encoding VOC family protein → MKIRYATMIVKDMEESVKFYTETLDFTLDEVFDVPGGKITLLDGDGFAGLELIENPNFEIGLYSVGMDVEDINAEIQKLEEKGADIALKPVETQVGYMARVVDPNGINIVLVQHTK, encoded by the coding sequence ATGAAAATCAGATACGCAACAATGATAGTTAAGGATATGGAAGAAAGTGTCAAATTCTACACAGAAACTCTGGATTTTACTCTTGATGAAGTTTTCGATGTTCCTGGAGGTAAAATTACCTTACTTGATGGGGATGGCTTTGCAGGTTTGGAATTAATTGAAAATCCTAATTTTGAAATCGGATTATATTCTGTTGGAATGGATGTTGAAGATATCAATGCAGAAATTCAAAAATTAGAAGAGAAGGGTGCAGACATTGCCTTAAAACCTGTTGAAACTCAAGTAGGCTACATGGCAAGAGTAGTTGACCCGAATGGAATCAACATTGTACTGGTTCAGCACACCAAATAA
- the hisF gene encoding imidazole glycerol phosphate synthase subunit HisF → MLTKRIIPCLDCDLQVPEGRVVKGVEFKEIKYAGNPVDLATRYYEEGADEIVVLDITASHERRATMADVIDRLTENVFMPICVGGGIRKVEDYINMLKAGADKCSTNTAAIKNPELLTEASKVVGSQAVVIGIDAKRRYVDHPDDAPDKTVIETDKGYCWFDTSIYGGREFTGIDAIQWAIECQERGAGEVLLTSMDGDGTQNGYDIELNKAINDAVDIPVIASGGVGEPRHILEVFEKTDVSAALAASIFHFNQYSIPTVKEYLKDNNVAIRL, encoded by the coding sequence ATGTTAACCAAACGAATTATTCCTTGTCTAGATTGTGATTTGCAGGTTCCTGAAGGTCGTGTAGTAAAAGGCGTTGAATTTAAAGAGATAAAATATGCTGGAAATCCTGTGGATTTGGCAACACGCTACTATGAGGAAGGTGCAGATGAGATTGTAGTTTTAGATATCACTGCATCCCATGAACGCAGAGCCACAATGGCAGATGTAATTGACAGATTAACTGAAAATGTATTCATGCCTATTTGCGTAGGTGGTGGAATAAGGAAAGTTGAAGATTACATTAACATGCTTAAAGCCGGAGCTGACAAGTGTTCAACCAACACTGCAGCTATAAAAAACCCAGAATTATTGACTGAAGCTTCAAAAGTGGTAGGTTCACAGGCTGTGGTCATTGGAATTGATGCCAAAAGAAGATATGTTGACCATCCTGATGACGCACCGGATAAGACAGTCATTGAAACCGATAAGGGATACTGCTGGTTTGACACAAGCATCTACGGTGGACGTGAATTCACAGGAATTGATGCAATCCAATGGGCAATCGAGTGTCAGGAACGTGGAGCCGGTGAAGTGCTGCTGACCAGTATGGATGGGGACGGAACCCAGAACGGATATGACATTGAACTAAACAAAGCAATCAATGATGCGGTTGACATTCCTGTAATTGCAAGCGGAGGCGTTGGAGAACCTAGACATATTCTAGAAGTTTTCGAAAAGACTGATGTTTCAGCGGCTCTTGCAGCAAGCATTTTCCACTTCAACCAATATTCAATCCCTACTGTTAAAGAGTACTTAAAAGACAATAATGTGGCCATCAGATTATGA
- a CDS encoding peptidylprolyl isomerase, which translates to MKVAIIETDKGNIELELFPNEAPGTVANFEKLIKEGFYDGLTFHRVIPNFVIQGGCPKGNGTGGPGYTIKCETEGNPHRHGTGALSMAHAGKDTGGSQFFITHSPQPHLDGVHTVFGQVIKGQDVVNAIQQGDKMNKLTVEER; encoded by the coding sequence ATGAAAGTCGCTATAATCGAAACTGATAAAGGAAATATTGAATTAGAATTATTCCCAAACGAAGCACCTGGAACCGTAGCTAACTTTGAAAAGCTAATCAAAGAAGGATTCTATGACGGATTAACTTTCCACAGAGTAATTCCAAACTTTGTAATTCAAGGCGGATGTCCTAAAGGAAACGGTACTGGTGGTCCTGGTTACACTATCAAATGTGAAACCGAAGGAAACCCTCACAGACATGGAACCGGTGCATTATCCATGGCACACGCTGGTAAAGACACTGGTGGAAGCCAATTCTTCATTACTCACTCACCACAACCACACTTAGACGGTGTTCACACCGTATTCGGTCAAGTCATCAAAGGTCAAGATGTCGTTAATGCAATCCAGCAAGGCGACAAAATGAACAAATTGACCGTAGAAGAAAGATAA
- a CDS encoding DNA glycosylase, producing the protein MIIKSNINLDLTINSGQTSQPPWNFDNETYSNVVMVDSEPRIFQVKQSGDYLEFNHEDKKAISKLNYIFDLNFDLNKFYKYLNNHEELKDMSKFCNGLRLFLAPDPFECVISSICSANNSIKRWTKSISQIKQNWGNQHQNYYTFPQSNDLLNVYLDEEEEFNSSNISNIEECTHNLKNCGVGYRAPYMRKASELFTLEMDLSEISKMTYDEAFQTILEVPGVGPKVADCILLYGFNFRQAFPSDVWIKRIVSHLYFNGKDISVAKVREFGMEEFGKNAGYVQLYMFHYARMSGLMKKLK; encoded by the coding sequence ATGATAATCAAATCCAATATTAACCTAGACCTAACAATCAATTCAGGCCAGACTTCCCAGCCTCCATGGAATTTTGATAATGAGACTTACAGCAATGTCGTTATGGTTGACAGTGAACCCAGGATTTTTCAAGTAAAGCAATCCGGAGACTATCTTGAATTCAACCATGAGGACAAAAAAGCTATTTCTAAGCTTAACTATATTTTCGATTTAAATTTTGATTTAAACAAGTTTTACAAATATTTGAACAATCACGAGGAACTCAAGGACATGTCCAAGTTCTGTAATGGTTTGCGATTATTCTTGGCACCTGATCCCTTCGAGTGTGTCATCTCATCAATTTGTTCTGCAAACAACTCCATCAAGAGATGGACAAAATCAATTTCTCAAATAAAACAGAACTGGGGAAATCAGCATCAAAATTACTATACATTTCCTCAAAGCAACGATTTATTAAACGTGTACTTGGATGAGGAAGAGGAATTTAATTCATCAAACATTTCAAATATTGAAGAGTGCACACATAATCTTAAAAATTGTGGCGTGGGATATAGAGCACCATACATGAGAAAGGCAAGCGAATTATTTACACTTGAAATGGACCTTTCAGAAATATCAAAAATGACCTATGACGAAGCATTCCAGACAATACTCGAAGTTCCAGGAGTAGGTCCTAAGGTGGCAGACTGCATACTGCTCTACGGATTCAACTTCAGGCAAGCATTTCCAAGTGACGTATGGATAAAAAGAATAGTGTCACACTTGTATTTTAATGGAAAGGACATAAGCGTTGCAAAGGTAAGGGAATTCGGAATGGAGGAATTCGGCAAGAATGCAGGATACGTTCAGCTCTACATGTTCCACTATGCAAGAATGAGTGGTCTAATGAAAAAATTAAAATAA
- a CDS encoding MFS transporter has translation MENKNLILLICSVLSFFTVFAVNAVNVVIPSIAAEFGMNNIVQNWVTIIFLLVVAVLSVPAGQISGKYGLKKVTIISCVLFLIISIVNVLVTSTELFLVCRLVLGIALAFINVTSMAMIVSAFKPEERGAALGINITAVYIGLSLSPVLGGILNYNLGWRSVVLFCVPFLFVILALLLIRVKEEWITFEGIPIDIKGSVVYGIGMVLFIYGFTILNEALGVILTILGIIFLVMFGLIELRQSHPVFDIRFFKNRRFLSANFASLSAYLATYAVTIILNYHLQYIMGFDSQFTGIILLIAPICQVVLAPIAGRLSDRYVPQIMAAIGMGLGTVSLILFSTLGSETSLEFLIVAMVIYGIAFGLFSPPNTNVIMGSVPPKDTSMASAAVATMRTVGQAMSMGILTLVFAFVMGNVPIVEKYYPLLTQSCQITCLICVVLCIASVFASLVGIKSTVD, from the coding sequence ATGGAAAATAAAAATCTAATCCTTTTAATCTGCTCAGTATTGTCATTTTTCACGGTTTTCGCTGTCAATGCAGTTAATGTTGTTATTCCATCAATAGCAGCGGAATTTGGAATGAACAATATAGTTCAAAACTGGGTTACAATAATCTTTCTTTTGGTAGTGGCCGTACTGTCTGTTCCGGCAGGCCAGATTTCCGGAAAATACGGTCTTAAAAAAGTGACAATCATAAGCTGTGTACTCTTTCTTATAATCTCAATAGTCAATGTGCTTGTCACATCAACTGAACTGTTTTTAGTCTGCCGTTTAGTATTGGGTATTGCACTTGCATTCATCAATGTCACTTCAATGGCAATGATAGTATCAGCATTCAAGCCTGAAGAAAGAGGGGCTGCACTTGGAATAAACATTACTGCAGTTTATATTGGATTGTCATTATCTCCGGTTCTTGGAGGTATACTTAACTATAATCTGGGCTGGAGATCAGTAGTGCTTTTCTGCGTACCATTCCTGTTCGTAATTCTCGCATTGCTGTTAATCAGGGTCAAAGAGGAATGGATAACATTTGAGGGAATTCCAATCGATATAAAAGGATCTGTAGTGTATGGAATTGGAATGGTCCTATTCATATATGGATTTACAATCCTCAATGAAGCTTTAGGAGTGATCCTGACCATTCTTGGAATCATATTTCTGGTAATGTTCGGTTTAATCGAATTAAGGCAATCTCATCCTGTATTCGACATTAGATTTTTCAAAAACCGCAGGTTCCTCTCAGCAAATTTCGCATCACTTTCAGCATATCTTGCAACTTATGCAGTAACAATAATTCTGAACTATCATTTGCAATATATTATGGGATTTGATTCACAGTTCACAGGCATAATATTGCTAATTGCACCAATATGTCAGGTAGTCCTCGCACCTATAGCAGGGAGACTCTCAGACAGGTATGTTCCTCAAATCATGGCCGCCATTGGAATGGGGCTTGGAACAGTATCATTAATCTTATTTTCAACTTTAGGCAGTGAAACATCACTTGAATTTCTGATAGTTGCAATGGTTATATATGGTATTGCGTTCGGTTTGTTCTCACCGCCGAATACAAATGTGATAATGGGTTCAGTTCCACCAAAAGACACCTCAATGGCCTCAGCGGCAGTTGCGACAATGCGTACAGTCGGTCAGGCAATGAGTATGGGAATACTGACACTTGTATTTGCATTTGTAATGGGTAATGTGCCGATTGTTGAAAAGTATTATCCGCTGTTGACACAAAGCTGTCAGATAACCTGTTTGATTTGTGTAGTGTTATGCATAGCATCTGTATTTGCTTCATTGGTTGGAATTAAGTCAACTGTTGATTAA
- a CDS encoding preprotein translocase subunit Sec61beta produces the protein MAKKDNKISMPQTGAGLVRYFDEESLGPKLSPEHVIVATVILAILCFVLRYSA, from the coding sequence ATGGCAAAAAAAGATAATAAGATTTCTATGCCTCAAACTGGTGCAGGTTTAGTAAGATACTTTGATGAAGAAAGTTTAGGTCCAAAACTCTCACCTGAACATGTTATCGTTGCTACTGTTATTTTAGCAATATTATGTTTTGTTTTAAGATATTCCGCTTAA